TACTGGAACCCAGTCACATGCTGAGCCCTGATGCAAGCTACAATGTAACTGTAGTTTTAATTCAAACTCCACTGTCCCTAGAGTCCCGACCAGGCCAGGTGGTCCATGGCGTACAACCCTTAAAGGCAGGGGACAGTGGAAGTCCTGAGTCCAGGGCTGTGGCTGTAGCCGTAGGGCTGGGCTCCTCCCTCCTCATGGAGCTGTGTTCCCTGACAGAGTCCCCTGCCGTCGGAGCCCCTAGAGCCCTGTGCCCTAATGGAACAGGCTCACACGCACCTCCCTGGCCCCATGCCCTGCCCAGACCTGTTCTAGATTCCACACCACCCTTCCCCAAGGCTTCTTCCACCTCCCAGGAGCCAAGCCCGGGCGAGGACTGAGGCTCAGCTGGAGGCTGGCAAGTAGGAGGGCTGGGGCAGGCACGGTGCGGCCATGGAAACCACAGCAGGACCTGTGATCTACCAGAAGCTGCTGCTCTGGGAGCCGAACTTGGAGtctgaggaggaaggagaggagacaTCAGAGCCGCTGGTTCCAAACCCCTGGAGGCCTCAGGAATCCCCCCGGTGAGTCAGGAAGGGGTCTGGGCACCCGGCAACTCAGGCCTGAAGTCGGCAAGTCCCTCCCCCTGGGAGTTCCAAAGTGGGCCAGAAAACCCGCTGCTTGGCTCAGCTCCAGGAACTTTCTGGTTGAATGGAGGGAACCTGGGCTACAGCCCCAGACCTGGCCTGCACCAGTCAACCCAAGATCTGTGCATCTAAAGGGACATTTCTACCAAGCCAGCCCACCACCTGCTCTGTCAAAGGCTCCCAGCCACCACCACCCGCCTTGGTGCAGGAGGCACCTGCTGGGCAGGTTAGAGCCTGGCTGCACCTGGCTGGACCCTACTGCACAAACCTGCCAGGCCCCCCAGGGCTGCCTCCCCACTGGCTCGACCCTTTCTCTccaacctcctcccaaaactccCTACCTTCCTGCCTTCAGTTTTCCCAAGCTCCCTCCCATCTCCCTGTTCCTGTCCATGCTGCACCCTCTGCCAAGGGCCTTTCTTCTTGGCAAACTGTACTTTTCCTGAAAGCAGGACCAAACCTTTTGGGAAATATTCCCTGGGTTCTCTTGGAGCTCTTGGGTGTCCCCCTGCCCCCGCTGTGGCTCAGGACACCCCCTCTCTGCAGGAACGAGGTTGGCGGCCTGCCTGGCACCTGGGCCCGATTAGTCAGCACCCTGCTGCTGCTGGCTGTTGGTTTCTCCCTGGCTGCAAGGCAACTCCACGCTGGGGGTGGTGCTACAGGAACCTCAGACTCAGTGGTGCGTCCACCCAGCAGGCACTCCCACCGCCCGGGCGTATACCACCACGGTGCCATCATCAGCCCTGCAGGTCAGAAGAGCTCAGGCAGAGGAGGGGACCAGATCGCTGGTCCCAGGCCCCTCCCCATGATGGTCCCTTTCTTGCTGCAGCCACCTGCTCCCGCCTGGGCCAAGAGCTGCTTGTTGCCGGGGGCAATGTCGTGGATGCGGGAGTTGGAGCAGCATTGTGTCTGGCCGTGGTACATCCTCACGCCACAGGGCTAGGTCAGTTACCCACAGCCCTACATGGTAACCCCAACCCCAGGCCTGGGCAGTGACTGAGGACTCAGGTAGCCAGTGGCCCTGACCTCAGGGCTGCTTAGTGAGCTGCACCTAGGACTTGGGCAGGAGCCCCAGTGCTAGACGGTGACCCTTTGGTACCAGGTCCATATGGTTATTGGCCCCGTCTCCAGGCCTGGAGAGTAACTCTGACTCCAGGCTCAGTCAGTGACTGCTACAGAGTGACCCTGATCCCAGTCAGTGTCCCTGACCACTGTGTAACCCTCTGTCTCCTCCAGGTGCCATGTTCTGGGGCCTCTTCTACAACAGCTCTTCAGGCAATTCAGCCGCCCTGACATCAGGCCCAGTGCAGACCCTGGCTCCTGGCCTGGGGCTGCCCTCAGCTCTGCCTACCCTGCACTTGCTGCACGCACACTTTGGCCGCCTGCCCTGGCCTCACCTGCTGGTGGGCCCCACCACCCTGGCTCAAGAGGGCTTCCTGGTGGACACACCCCTGGCCAGGGCTCTGGCAGCCGAGGGCACAAAGGGCCTCTGTCCACTGCTTTGTCACACTGATGGGACCCCCCTGGGCCCAGGGGCCCGAGCCACCAACCCCAAACTGGCAGCCGTGCTGAATAGGGCAGCAGTTGACCTGCCCCTGGCCCCTGCTGGGGACACCCTACTGAGGCTGCTGGCCAGagagctggggctggagggaCCCTCAGCTAGTCCCATGCCCACCCTGGAACCAGCACTACAACTGCCTGTGGCCCAGGGCATGCTGCtcaccacccccagcccctcgGCGGGTCCACAGCTGCTGGCCCTGCTGCAGGCAGCCCTCAACTCTGAAGGGCCCAGCCCTGACCCCTGCCCACCGCTCCCACAAGCTACTGGGACCCCTGTGAGCAGTGTCCTGGCCACTGTGGACAGCAGTGGCTCTGTGCTTCTTCTCACCTCCTCGCTCAATGGCTCCTTTGGCTCTGGACACTTGTCCCCAAGCACCGGTGTTCTACTCAGCAACCTGGTAGCCAACTCTGCACCTAGTCCCTGGGCCTGCCCCCTCATCCTTCATGGCAGCCCAGATGACACAGAGGCCAGTGTTTTGGGGCTGGTAGCTTCAGGAACCCCCACAGTAGCCAGTGTCATGACACACGCCCTGC
The sequence above is a segment of the Manis pentadactyla isolate mManPen7 chromosome 4, mManPen7.hap1, whole genome shotgun sequence genome. Coding sequences within it:
- the GGT6 gene encoding glutathione hydrolase 6 — translated: METTAGPVIYQKLLLWEPNLESEEEGEETSEPLVPNPWRPQESPRNEVGGLPGTWARLVSTLLLLAVGFSLAARQLHAGGGATGTSDSVVRPPSRHSHRPGVYHHGAIISPAATCSRLGQELLVAGGNVVDAGVGAALCLAVVHPHATGLGAMFWGLFYNSSSGNSAALTSGPVQTLAPGLGLPSALPTLHLLHAHFGRLPWPHLLVGPTTLAQEGFLVDTPLARALAAEGTKGLCPLLCHTDGTPLGPGARATNPKLAAVLNRAAVDLPLAPAGDTLLRLLARELGLEGPSASPMPTLEPALQLPVAQGMLLTTPSPSAGPQLLALLQAALNSEGPSPDPCPPLPQATGTPVSSVLATVDSSGSVLLLTSSLNGSFGSGHLSPSTGVLLSNLVANSAPSPWACPLILHGSPDDTEASVLGLVASGTPTVASVMTHALLSHLAKPQRQDQRGPTESPSICGQGTLLQVAAHTEHAHVSSVPSGCCPFQGF